The following proteins come from a genomic window of bacterium:
- the accC gene encoding acetyl-CoA carboxylase biotin carboxylase subunit: protein MLKKVLVANRGEIALRVIRACRELDIPTVAVYSTADRFSLPVLLSNESICIGAPKPFESYLDSRRILSAAIISNSDAIHPGYGFLAENADFAEKCFAHGIKFIGPTANMIRQMGDKVKAKEIMDEVGIPTIPGSKGLVESYDRALAVAEEISYPIMIKAAYGGGGKGMRIVRKQDELKGSFSIAKLEAENAFGNSGVYLERYVENPRHIEVQLLGDGKGKVIYLGERDCSIQRRHQKLIEESPSPAVDEITRKMIGETAARGASVIKYEGAGTIEFLLDVSGDFYFLEMNTRIQVEHPVTESVVDMDLVKEQIRIANGLGLSRSQDDISLSGHAIECRINAEDPSKGFAPRPGKITAFHPPGGPGVRVDTHAYAEYVITPYYDSMIAKLICRGRDRAEALARMNRALDEFIIEGIPTTIPFHKKVINDPNFIAGDYNTAFIERFSNNL, encoded by the coding sequence ATGCTTAAGAAAGTTCTTGTCGCAAACAGGGGAGAGATTGCCCTGCGTGTGATTCGGGCCTGTCGCGAACTCGATATTCCGACGGTAGCTGTGTATTCGACGGCTGATAGGTTTAGTCTTCCTGTATTGCTTTCAAATGAATCAATCTGCATAGGTGCTCCTAAACCCTTCGAGAGTTATCTCGATTCGAGGAGGATTCTATCTGCTGCAATTATAAGCAATTCCGATGCTATACATCCAGGATATGGATTTTTAGCAGAGAATGCGGATTTCGCGGAGAAATGCTTCGCCCATGGTATAAAATTCATCGGGCCAACTGCGAATATGATTCGTCAGATGGGTGATAAAGTGAAGGCAAAAGAGATAATGGATGAAGTAGGCATACCGACTATACCCGGTTCTAAAGGATTAGTGGAAAGTTACGATAGGGCTTTGGCCGTTGCCGAAGAGATATCCTATCCCATTATGATCAAGGCTGCATATGGTGGTGGTGGTAAAGGGATGAGGATAGTCCGCAAACAGGATGAGCTCAAAGGGAGCTTTTCCATAGCAAAACTCGAGGCAGAGAATGCCTTTGGAAATTCTGGTGTTTATCTCGAACGATATGTAGAGAATCCGAGACATATAGAAGTGCAGCTTCTCGGCGACGGTAAAGGAAAAGTTATCTATCTGGGTGAGAGGGATTGTTCGATTCAAAGAAGGCATCAAAAACTTATAGAAGAATCGCCTTCACCTGCAGTTGATGAAATCACTAGAAAGATGATAGGCGAGACTGCCGCGCGAGGTGCTTCTGTGATAAAATATGAGGGAGCTGGCACTATCGAATTCCTTCTCGATGTGAGCGGCGATTTTTATTTTCTGGAGATGAACACGAGGATTCAAGTCGAGCATCCAGTGACTGAAAGCGTTGTAGATATGGATCTGGTGAAAGAGCAAATAAGAATAGCTAACGGATTGGGATTATCGAGGTCTCAAGATGATATTTCGCTTTCAGGACACGCAATAGAATGCCGTATCAATGCCGAGGATCCCTCGAAAGGTTTTGCACCAAGGCCTGGGAAGATAACTGCTTTTCATCCACCGGGAGGGCCCGGTGTTCGCGTCGATACACATGCTTATGCTGAATATGTTATTACGCCGTATTACGATTCCATGATAGCCAAACTTATTTGTCGTGGTCGTGATCGTGCCGAGGCACTTGCCCGAATGAACCGCGCGCTGGATGAATTTATTATCGAGGGAATTCCGACCACTATTCCATTTCATAAAAAGGTCATAAACGATCCAAATTTTATCGCAGGCGATTATAATACAGCTTTTATCGAACGCTTTTCGAATAATTTGTGA
- a CDS encoding isocitrate/isopropylmalate dehydrogenase family protein: protein MPKKKIAVLPGDGVGNDVMEATFIVLDQLKPDVDYEWGDIGWEFWRTEGDALPERTIELLKRTDACLFGAITSKPKEECEEELVPELRGKGLVYRSPIVQLRQLLDLYVNYRPCKAYKNNPLIYREGIDLHVFRENTEGLYSGVEYHPLTDDLRAKMIEHNKNLKKFEGIDGDDIAISCRVFSRRGCERIVRSAFEFAKTKGYKTVTVVEKPNVIRETSGLMVREARKVASEFPGIELWETNVDAMCMWLLKNPLEYSVLVSSNMFGDIVSDLCAQLVGGLGFASSGSWSDHYALFEPTHGSAPKYYGLYKVNPIAMILSTGLMLDYIGECDKAVALESAVAKVVADGKVRTYDMGGSNSSLELGEAIAAKL from the coding sequence ATGCCGAAGAAAAAAATAGCTGTTTTACCCGGTGACGGTGTAGGTAACGATGTCATGGAAGCCACTTTTATTGTTCTCGATCAATTAAAACCCGATGTCGATTATGAATGGGGAGATATTGGTTGGGAATTCTGGCGCACCGAGGGGGATGCACTACCCGAAAGGACTATCGAGCTTCTAAAAAGAACCGATGCCTGCCTTTTCGGAGCGATTACGAGCAAGCCTAAGGAAGAGTGTGAGGAGGAACTTGTCCCGGAACTGAGGGGCAAAGGATTGGTCTATCGTTCACCTATAGTTCAATTACGACAGTTGCTCGATCTATATGTGAACTATCGTCCCTGTAAGGCATATAAGAATAATCCACTTATTTACCGAGAGGGCATCGATTTACATGTTTTTAGGGAGAACACCGAGGGGCTTTATTCAGGTGTTGAGTATCATCCTTTAACGGATGATCTAAGAGCCAAAATGATCGAACACAATAAAAATCTGAAAAAATTCGAGGGAATCGATGGGGATGATATAGCGATCTCATGCAGGGTTTTCTCTCGGCGTGGATGCGAGAGAATAGTGCGTTCAGCGTTCGAGTTTGCAAAAACAAAGGGGTATAAGACAGTTACTGTCGTTGAAAAACCGAATGTAATCCGCGAAACCTCGGGATTAATGGTTCGCGAAGCGCGTAAAGTAGCCAGTGAATTCCCCGGGATAGAACTTTGGGAGACCAATGTCGATGCTATGTGCATGTGGTTACTGAAGAATCCCCTTGAATATAGCGTTCTTGTATCTAGCAATATGTTTGGAGACATTGTAAGTGATCTCTGCGCCCAATTGGTTGGAGGTTTAGGTTTTGCCAGCTCGGGAAGTTGGAGCGATCATTACGCGCTTTTCGAGCCCACGCATGGAAGTGCTCCAAAGTATTATGGGTTATATAAGGTCAATCCCATTGCGATGATACTTTCAACCGGCTTGATGCTTGATTATATCGGCGAATGCGATAAGGCTGTGGCTTTGGAAAGTGCCGTTGCAAAAGTTGTCGCCGATGGCAAGGTTAGGACATATGATATGGGCGGATCAAATTCAAGCTTAGAGCTTGGGGAAGCAATCGCAGCGAAACTATGA
- the amrB gene encoding AmmeMemoRadiSam system protein B, with translation MKSRGANNRFHRMSRLVSYGVAVFLLTLPAKVAFSFENVRPCCCAGYQYPTQQSELYSQVEAFLKLYPTESQFSSIQAIIAPQAPYVYIGPILGAAYSNLINKNFDRIIILGYDPTAIVPTLYIGAKIATPLGQLRSDDVLASRLIDESNIKFEIVDAEYPLPGSIEAQLPFLQYLYGERPLLAIGLGGQTSQEAIKLGNSISEIVGDSRTLIIGVSNLSQYYDSGSGEGMDRLLIDRLKGFELEKMGIEFEQGRIQAESPAVLIATLQIAQENEADYIEILRYANSAVLSGDQQSTVGYLTAAIGNKKPSTGEIECFSTDEEKYLLNLARMAIKDVLAIPREPEISQQKPTDNVHPDGIYLTIDYQGKIRGGCSLLFSGQPIDDLISSAAQSAAFNDPRFNPITFEELNDLNITLHMLFNARRINSPSNFDPNKDAIFISKGSYSALVFPGELNLLLKKEEILGRACINAGLLSNCWRQNETSVWSFDIQIVKEER, from the coding sequence ATGAAAAGCAGGGGAGCCAATAATCGCTTCCATAGGATGTCGAGGCTGGTAAGTTATGGGGTTGCAGTATTCCTCTTGACTCTACCCGCTAAAGTCGCTTTTTCTTTTGAAAATGTGCGACCTTGTTGTTGTGCCGGTTATCAATACCCAACTCAACAATCGGAACTTTATTCTCAGGTAGAGGCCTTTCTAAAGCTCTATCCTACCGAATCCCAATTTAGCAGTATTCAGGCCATCATCGCTCCACAGGCGCCTTATGTATATATCGGCCCTATTCTAGGTGCTGCCTATTCGAATCTGATAAATAAGAATTTTGATAGAATTATTATTCTCGGATATGACCCGACAGCAATAGTGCCGACTTTGTATATCGGTGCAAAGATAGCCACGCCCTTGGGACAATTGCGTTCTGATGATGTGCTCGCTTCTCGATTAATCGATGAATCCAACATCAAATTCGAAATAGTCGATGCGGAATATCCCCTTCCCGGATCCATAGAGGCCCAATTGCCATTTTTGCAATATCTCTATGGTGAAAGACCACTGCTTGCGATAGGATTGGGAGGACAAACTTCTCAAGAGGCTATTAAATTGGGTAATTCGATCTCAGAGATTGTGGGCGATAGTAGAACTCTAATTATTGGTGTGTCGAATCTCTCTCAATATTATGATTCTGGTTCTGGAGAGGGAATGGATAGACTTCTTATAGATAGGTTAAAAGGGTTTGAGTTAGAAAAAATGGGCATCGAATTCGAACAGGGTAGGATACAAGCGGAAAGTCCTGCCGTTCTCATTGCTACCTTGCAAATTGCTCAAGAAAACGAAGCGGATTATATCGAAATACTACGCTATGCAAATTCGGCTGTTTTAAGCGGAGATCAGCAATCGACAGTTGGTTACCTCACTGCTGCTATTGGAAATAAAAAACCTTCTACAGGCGAGATTGAGTGTTTTTCCACCGACGAGGAGAAATATCTTCTTAATTTAGCACGAATGGCGATTAAAGATGTGTTGGCAATTCCTCGAGAACCCGAAATATCCCAACAGAAGCCAACTGATAATGTCCACCCAGATGGTATTTATCTTACAATCGATTATCAAGGCAAAATCAGAGGAGGATGTAGCCTTCTTTTTTCCGGTCAACCAATCGACGATTTAATCTCAAGTGCTGCACAATCGGCAGCTTTTAATGATCCCAGGTTCAATCCTATTACTTTTGAAGAATTAAATGATCTTAATATAACTTTGCATATGCTCTTTAATGCTCGAAGAATAAATTCTCCCTCTAATTTCGATCCAAATAAAGACGCGATTTTTATCAGCAAAGGAAGTTATTCGGCTCTAGTTTTTCCGGGAGAACTTAATTTATTGCTCAAAAAGGAAGAGATTCTCGGTAGAGCTTGTATTAATGCTGGCCTGCTGTCGAATTGTTGGCGTCAAAACGAAACAAGTGTTTGGTCTTTTGATATCCAGATTGTAAAGGAGGAAAGGTGA
- a CDS encoding M23 family metallopeptidase: MNRPIPRRFRGEPEIERKRNRSFSLIDFLKGFRLPGLFILIGILTVAIFHFLGGETQAKPITPEIQLSSLDVKCRLCGEIKRDESLYISLTNAGMTPRIVYDINCAFDGVFDPKKIMPGDRYTIDTDNEGKLVEFELERSPWEHYRIKRQCDTLLGVKDTIPLTYVIKAAKGEVSNTLWESMVNKGIPAEVILRFTDILSFNVDFLTETRDGQRFALLYEEYIFHGDVIKVGRVVAAEYWISDTSYGGIYYMDPDSVSGYYTLSGKNTKKALLKTPLTYRRISSYFSKSRFHPILKIYRPHLGVDYAAPSGTPVSASGSGVVTFAGWKGGYGNFIQIKHEGNIVTMYGHLKGFAGGIKKGVRVKQGQLIGYVGTTGLSTGPHLDYRVKVRGDFVNPLRYAFPDGPPVKNKYISDFKEKAVDYIGLLEALTENNFAVRTQ, from the coding sequence GTGAACAGGCCTATTCCCAGAAGGTTTAGGGGGGAACCGGAGATAGAAAGGAAACGGAATAGGAGTTTCTCGCTTATAGATTTTTTAAAAGGGTTCAGGTTGCCGGGTTTATTTATTCTAATTGGTATTTTAACAGTAGCAATTTTCCATTTCCTTGGGGGCGAGACTCAAGCAAAACCAATTACTCCGGAAATTCAGTTATCCTCTCTCGATGTAAAATGCAGGCTTTGTGGTGAGATCAAGCGGGACGAGTCACTTTATATCTCTCTTACAAATGCAGGTATGACTCCGCGAATAGTATATGATATCAATTGCGCTTTCGATGGAGTGTTCGATCCCAAAAAAATAATGCCCGGAGATAGATATACCATAGATACCGATAATGAGGGCAAACTGGTCGAGTTCGAACTGGAGCGTTCTCCATGGGAGCATTATAGAATTAAACGCCAATGTGATACACTTCTGGGCGTTAAGGATACAATCCCTTTAACTTATGTTATCAAGGCTGCAAAAGGTGAAGTCAGCAATACTCTTTGGGAATCCATGGTTAATAAAGGTATTCCTGCTGAAGTTATTCTTAGGTTCACCGATATCCTTTCTTTTAATGTTGATTTTCTCACTGAAACCCGTGATGGCCAGCGCTTTGCGCTTCTTTATGAAGAATATATATTTCATGGTGATGTTATAAAGGTAGGGCGAGTTGTGGCCGCCGAATATTGGATTTCAGATACAAGTTATGGCGGGATTTATTACATGGACCCAGACAGTGTCTCGGGATATTATACACTGAGTGGCAAAAACACTAAGAAGGCGCTTTTAAAGACACCGCTTACTTACAGACGAATATCGAGTTATTTTTCAAAGAGCCGTTTTCATCCGATTTTAAAAATCTATCGGCCGCATCTCGGTGTTGACTATGCTGCTCCATCTGGAACGCCAGTTTCTGCCTCGGGTTCCGGCGTGGTAACTTTCGCTGGTTGGAAGGGTGGTTATGGCAATTTTATACAGATTAAGCACGAAGGTAACATCGTGACTATGTATGGTCACCTTAAGGGATTCGCAGGTGGAATAAAAAAGGGTGTCCGAGTGAAACAAGGACAACTTATCGGTTATGTCGGGACTACGGGACTTTCTACCGGGCCACATCTAGATTACAGGGTTAAAGTTAGAGGAGATTTTGTTAATCCCTTGCGCTATGCCTTCCCCGATGGCCCGCCTGTTAAAAATAAGTATATAAGTGATTTCAAGGAAAAGGCAGTGGATTATATTGGTCTTCTTGAAGCACTAACAGAAAATAATTTCGCTGTAAGGACTCAATGA
- a CDS encoding T9SS type A sorting domain-containing protein, with amino-acid sequence MIKINIKDKERALRVKTMPIILGILALGLFGSLLAQSAPVVEPEPAYTAGHVNPLLWSEPTSYSVTISAWEIWVDTASTGFPDWPDSAYEELLGPDRISIGPIPVTDAADFGSTYGSEYAYPIGSGVYGDSDDPLTSGLRYCYKVRYRWYTPPSTYGFSDWSETHCSVQDAAPPTVEIDSLPDWWNTDEVSIHYIANDALVGEVDSVVLYYRMPPSTDWIRVFAEAPPPPGYDDYMEFDITGTGDGEYEFFIGAWDALGNGTIPLGTLHAPMADTRVDDTDPTSAIIETEDLPLYYTGWPEGINLFFSASDSYSGLTAVYLDTDYGDTPPLPFDSLFFPAVESVTRDTFVFSRTENGEWNIRARAVDLAGNHESETTWDWTFYVDTQEPEFTSTTVIDSTTVSHRYDVPAMHGWTNSRAVKVTPESAIDPLVDGYASGLDTVSVASNSAFTEDYMAFVAGTPPYIWITSDDDGAKEAYVHLKDRATNISESRFGVIELDTEVPVLSACTLWNHVTPDTYTDTTVSLTVDVTANLDPYYGSASGIYFAQNASNLNSIDTDDWQAVDGDYTFTFDGFSSGEWMTLYVVVRDSAGNVSEAAIDSIRYIHGNKWVEIFNIRDIDGPDVTGRYTDTTEISIEIAYGNGIDTLLVWDGSSMLGLPDTVFPVDDPTGDSDTITIIGKLERTDGWHTLSVRGKTDYDIILTDPDTASIELDIQHPTVPDFLVLDLTIHTEPSGPADVADTGWTNDADVKGMFTGSYDTGGESSGTGLYRYKVSIDTLVLGTDAFPGTYQVDFALPVADGPSDVIGDVQDSSGNWASEDADPIFNIKLDTHIPTIDSIQLLDATSLSPDYTDDPSIVVKIFGDDDPYTPAYASIFEDGTDYPNIVRSIRRSFSSGTLSYMLTDTLTGGIKTVYVALMDRAGNISAISSATIVYNKEIVLDMSLYDCDSEPENNECTNDPTVGVHLFAYGTPAAAYILSETPGGLPEPDDPRWIDYPESGDTLFTMVLDATEGEKVIYGWLLSESYIVSEMDEDTIYLDMTAPEQNEGFFVWDTTSGDNFPTIFKAAMGWSNESYIFAQVPFSYDEGCGTDSIKFSGGIDLELWRDIDHVIDIEEHSISLDFRTDSLPLVIDTDSEGRKQIVSRLRDSAGNWGNVFDPLSQITIHGGYDVTAPDFDFLDVFSEEVTDSVTSVLPNSLPIKFMDDPAPGFLWKVCWQIDSDPTRISCTTYDSTWDTPADSIFYAAFPGDLTSGLVPDQHYDLSIVVIDSAGNPSDLKTADLLIIPDSIEFAFEVVDTNDLEDSDYCGEVTVATHVMMDNPPDYMRFGESASGLGSWMDYSEYGEFTFSSSLNQMKYVYAQIRYGTQESKIAVDSIILDTQNPSVSNIEAFDISTGDRYYSDDVEIGFKAYGASDPNPGIVGAMLIAEDADFTLNVQKCELDLTDTTCTYTASELADIDDDASASGEIRQDARVFWVKLLDRAENPASIKMPAIVIDLDEELVTNFPNPFDPTEEPTIVRVKGISIGGSVEVSIYDNYGNLVWNTTVSALGGSKTVDVLWNGKNGKGDVVAGGVYVAIVEVEGEIIKRKIAVWKGGE; translated from the coding sequence ATGATAAAAATAAACATAAAGGATAAGGAGCGAGCCTTGAGAGTAAAGACTATGCCTATTATACTCGGTATTCTGGCTCTCGGGCTTTTTGGAAGCCTGTTAGCGCAATCAGCGCCTGTAGTTGAGCCGGAGCCGGCATATACTGCGGGACATGTCAACCCTTTGCTGTGGTCCGAACCTACAAGCTATAGTGTTACAATTTCAGCTTGGGAGATTTGGGTTGATACAGCATCTACCGGATTTCCTGATTGGCCGGATTCGGCCTATGAGGAGCTTTTGGGACCAGATAGAATCTCTATCGGCCCGATACCGGTGACAGATGCTGCTGATTTCGGTTCTACCTACGGAAGCGAATATGCTTATCCGATCGGTAGCGGTGTTTATGGCGATTCCGACGATCCTCTTACTTCAGGATTGCGGTATTGTTATAAAGTGCGTTATCGTTGGTACACACCGCCTTCAACTTACGGGTTCTCCGATTGGTCTGAGACACATTGTAGTGTTCAGGATGCCGCACCACCTACTGTCGAAATTGATTCTTTACCGGATTGGTGGAATACCGATGAGGTATCGATTCATTATATAGCCAATGATGCCCTCGTTGGTGAAGTCGATAGTGTGGTATTATATTACAGAATGCCGCCTTCGACCGATTGGATTAGGGTGTTTGCAGAAGCACCGCCACCACCTGGTTACGACGACTATATGGAATTTGATATTACAGGAACCGGCGATGGTGAATACGAGTTTTTCATCGGCGCATGGGATGCCTTGGGCAATGGAACCATTCCACTGGGAACGCTTCATGCCCCAATGGCTGACACAAGGGTTGATGATACTGATCCGACAAGTGCCATTATAGAAACGGAAGATTTACCGCTTTATTATACAGGTTGGCCCGAAGGAATTAATCTATTTTTCTCAGCCTCTGATTCATATAGCGGTTTAACAGCAGTCTATCTTGATACCGATTACGGCGATACTCCGCCGTTACCTTTCGATAGTCTATTTTTCCCGGCTGTGGAAAGTGTCACGCGCGATACCTTCGTATTTTCACGCACCGAGAATGGCGAGTGGAACATTCGTGCTAGAGCTGTCGATTTGGCCGGTAATCATGAATCAGAAACGACCTGGGATTGGACTTTTTATGTCGATACTCAGGAGCCTGAGTTTACTTCGACAACGGTTATAGACTCGACAACGGTTTCCCATCGCTATGATGTTCCTGCAATGCATGGCTGGACAAACTCTCGGGCCGTCAAAGTAACGCCCGAAAGCGCTATCGACCCATTGGTTGATGGTTATGCCAGCGGCTTGGATACCGTTTCGGTTGCCTCGAATTCGGCATTCACCGAGGATTATATGGCTTTTGTGGCAGGAACACCGCCCTATATTTGGATTACTTCGGATGACGACGGCGCAAAGGAAGCATATGTCCATCTCAAGGACAGAGCTACTAATATCAGCGAGTCGAGGTTTGGGGTAATCGAACTCGATACCGAGGTTCCGGTTCTTTCGGCATGCACACTTTGGAACCATGTAACGCCGGATACCTACACCGACACAACGGTTTCGCTCACTGTCGATGTTACCGCTAATCTCGATCCTTATTACGGCTCGGCCAGCGGAATATACTTCGCGCAGAATGCTTCCAATCTTAATTCCATTGATACTGACGATTGGCAGGCGGTAGATGGCGATTATACATTTACCTTCGATGGCTTCTCATCGGGCGAGTGGATGACGCTTTATGTTGTAGTTCGCGATAGTGCTGGTAACGTTAGCGAAGCTGCGATAGATAGCATAAGGTATATTCATGGAAATAAGTGGGTCGAAATATTCAATATTCGCGATATCGACGGCCCCGATGTTACAGGAAGATACACCGATACAACCGAAATATCTATTGAGATAGCATACGGTAATGGAATAGATACATTATTGGTTTGGGATGGAAGCTCCATGTTGGGATTACCCGATACTGTTTTCCCTGTGGACGATCCTACCGGTGATTCGGATACGATAACCATAATTGGCAAACTTGAAAGGACAGACGGTTGGCATACATTGTCCGTTCGCGGAAAGACCGATTATGATATTATCCTCACAGATCCGGATACTGCTTCGATAGAGCTTGATATTCAGCATCCGACGGTTCCAGATTTTCTCGTGTTAGACCTTACGATACACACAGAACCTTCAGGTCCTGCAGATGTTGCCGATACAGGTTGGACGAACGATGCAGATGTTAAAGGCATGTTCACTGGCAGCTACGACACAGGTGGCGAATCCAGTGGAACCGGCCTTTATAGGTATAAGGTATCCATCGATACTCTAGTTCTCGGCACTGATGCATTCCCGGGGACTTATCAAGTTGACTTTGCGCTTCCAGTCGCTGATGGCCCTAGTGATGTTATCGGTGATGTTCAGGATTCCAGCGGGAATTGGGCCTCTGAAGATGCCGACCCGATTTTCAACATTAAACTCGATACACATATTCCGACTATAGACTCGATCCAGCTTTTAGATGCTACAAGTCTTTCACCGGATTATACCGACGATCCAAGTATCGTTGTTAAGATTTTCGGCGATGATGATCCATACACGCCGGCTTATGCATCGATTTTCGAGGATGGAACGGATTATCCAAATATCGTCCGCTCGATACGCCGTTCATTCAGTTCGGGGACATTAAGTTATATGCTTACAGATACGCTCACAGGCGGTATTAAGACGGTTTATGTTGCTCTTATGGATAGAGCTGGGAATATCTCGGCGATTTCTTCGGCCACAATCGTATATAATAAGGAAATCGTTCTCGACATGTCGCTTTACGACTGCGATAGCGAACCAGAGAATAATGAATGCACGAATGACCCAACTGTTGGTGTGCATTTGTTTGCTTATGGAACTCCGGCTGCAGCTTATATTCTTTCCGAGACACCGGGCGGTTTGCCCGAACCTGACGACCCGCGTTGGATAGACTATCCCGAGAGCGGTGATACTTTATTTACCATGGTATTGGATGCCACCGAAGGCGAAAAAGTTATTTATGGATGGCTTCTTTCCGAGAGCTATATAGTCAGTGAGATGGACGAAGACACTATCTATCTTGACATGACAGCACCGGAACAGAATGAGGGGTTCTTCGTATGGGATACCACTTCGGGAGATAACTTCCCCACCATATTTAAAGCGGCTATGGGCTGGTCGAACGAGAGTTATATATTTGCGCAGGTGCCTTTCTCCTATGATGAGGGCTGTGGAACCGATAGTATAAAGTTCTCTGGTGGTATCGACCTTGAGCTCTGGAGAGACATCGACCATGTTATTGATATCGAGGAACATAGTATTTCATTGGACTTCAGAACGGATAGTCTTCCATTGGTTATCGACACAGACTCCGAGGGTAGAAAGCAGATAGTTTCGCGTCTTCGCGACTCCGCAGGTAATTGGGGCAATGTTTTCGATCCATTGAGTCAGATAACCATACACGGCGGTTACGATGTTACCGCACCTGATTTCGATTTTCTCGATGTTTTCAGTGAAGAGGTTACGGATAGCGTTACTTCGGTGCTTCCGAACTCTCTTCCAATAAAATTCATGGACGACCCCGCACCGGGCTTTCTCTGGAAAGTTTGCTGGCAGATCGACTCCGATCCAACCAGGATAAGTTGCACGACTTACGATTCAACCTGGGATACGCCTGCCGATAGTATTTTCTATGCGGCTTTCCCGGGCGATTTAACAAGTGGTCTTGTTCCCGATCAGCATTACGATCTCAGTATAGTAGTGATCGATTCGGCGGGTAATCCAAGCGATCTTAAAACAGCGGATCTATTAATAATACCGGATTCAATCGAGTTCGCTTTCGAGGTTGTCGATACTAATGATCTCGAAGATAGCGATTACTGTGGCGAAGTAACTGTCGCCACGCATGTTATGATGGATAATCCTCCGGATTATATGAGATTCGGCGAAAGCGCAAGCGGTTTAGGTAGCTGGATGGATTATTCCGAATATGGGGAGTTCACGTTTAGCTCCAGCTTGAACCAGATGAAATATGTCTATGCTCAGATTCGTTATGGAACACAGGAATCAAAGATTGCGGTAGATTCAATCATTCTCGATACTCAGAATCCAAGCGTTTCTAATATCGAAGCCTTCGATATATCGACTGGCGATAGATATTATTCGGACGATGTGGAAATTGGATTTAAGGCCTATGGTGCCAGCGATCCTAATCCGGGTATTGTGGGTGCTATGCTCATTGCTGAGGATGCAGATTTTACACTGAATGTTCAGAAGTGTGAACTCGATCTTACTGATACAACTTGCACTTATACTGCTTCAGAACTTGCAGATATAGATGATGATGCCTCAGCTTCCGGTGAAATTCGACAGGATGCTAGAGTATTTTGGGTGAAGTTGCTCGACCGCGCCGAGAACCCGGCTTCGATTAAAATGCCCGCTATTGTTATAGATTTAGATGAAGAGCTTGTGACCAACTTCCCAAATCCTTTCGATCCGACGGAAGAACCCACTATTGTTAGGGTCAAGGGGATTTCGATAGGTGGATCGGTAGAGGTTAGTATCTATGATAATTATGGTAACTTGGTATGGAATACGACAGTCTCCGCTCTCGGTGGAAGTAAAACAGTTGATGTTTTGTGGAACGGCAAGAACGGAAAGGGTGATGTTGTTGCCGGAGGAGTTTATGTGGCAATTGTAGAGGTCGAAGGAGAAATCATAAAACGCAAAATAGCTGTATGGAAGGGGGGTGAGTAG